The following are encoded in a window of Trichocoleus sp. genomic DNA:
- a CDS encoding serine/threonine-protein kinase, translated as MSYCLNPACSKPQNPDDVKFCQNCGVKLLLGDRYQPIKLIGQGGFGRTLLAIDRAASASKNQPPFCVIKQLVAQYPGMKRSGDLMRQEAAQLARLGQHPQIPALLDHFELETAQYLVQEFIDGQNLEQVLATEGLFSEQQVRSLLADLLPVLRFIHANQVIHRDLKPSNIIRPAGDGHLVLVDFGASKIAPETAKTETVIGSAGYAAPEQVMGRAEFASDLYSLGVTCVHLLTGMHPFDLYSIGEDAWIWRQYLPKPISSELRRVLDKLLQKATRQRYSNATEALQDLRLERVAPIDPPDQFSRTDAQTPQKIPSRKQSTRSQPTQAIWRCVQTIEGHEGEITALAIDRAGNLLATGGTDRAIYLWDLATGERLHCFLGRSLWFGVGHSDRITALTFSPEGRFLISASDDGTIKQWDLKTLRLVSTLSGHGWGISAMTLSEDGYLLVSGDREGRIQLWDLETETVISSLNNQRNAISAVVISPDQQLLVSSSLDKTICFWDFQTDILLKTLKGHLDSVTAATLTPNGRTLLSGSADRTIKLWDVVSASQIKVIAAHRDSITDLAVHPRELLFASSSEDNTVKLWNVQTGSRIVTLPHPWAVNQISFSPDGELLVSGSADETIRIWQRD; from the coding sequence ATGAGCTATTGTCTAAATCCAGCTTGTTCCAAGCCACAAAATCCTGATGATGTGAAATTTTGTCAGAACTGTGGCGTAAAGCTGTTGTTAGGCGATCGATATCAGCCGATCAAGCTCATCGGTCAAGGTGGTTTTGGCAGAACTTTACTGGCGATCGATCGAGCAGCTTCAGCCTCTAAAAATCAGCCTCCATTTTGCGTCATTAAACAGCTTGTTGCTCAGTATCCTGGCATGAAGCGATCGGGCGATTTGATGCGGCAGGAAGCAGCACAGCTCGCAAGGTTGGGGCAGCATCCCCAAATTCCGGCTTTACTAGACCATTTTGAGCTGGAGACGGCTCAGTATTTGGTGCAAGAATTTATTGATGGACAAAATTTAGAGCAAGTTTTAGCAACAGAGGGGCTGTTCTCGGAGCAGCAAGTTCGATCGCTCCTGGCAGATTTATTGCCCGTCCTCCGGTTTATTCATGCCAATCAGGTAATTCATCGTGACCTGAAACCCAGCAACATCATTCGTCCAGCCGGGGACGGACATTTGGTTTTAGTTGACTTTGGGGCATCCAAAATTGCGCCAGAAACAGCCAAAACTGAAACGGTGATTGGCAGTGCTGGATATGCAGCTCCAGAGCAGGTGATGGGTCGGGCGGAGTTTGCCAGTGATCTATATAGTTTGGGTGTGACCTGCGTGCACCTGCTGACCGGAATGCATCCCTTTGATTTGTACTCCATTGGAGAAGATGCCTGGATTTGGCGGCAATATCTGCCCAAACCAATCAGTTCAGAACTGCGGCGCGTTTTAGACAAGCTTTTGCAAAAGGCAACTCGACAACGCTATAGCAATGCTACAGAAGCCTTACAAGATTTGCGCTTAGAACGGGTTGCCCCGATCGACCCACCTGATCAATTCAGCCGAACTGATGCCCAGACCCCTCAGAAAATTCCTTCCCGCAAACAATCAACCCGATCCCAGCCAACCCAAGCAATCTGGCGCTGTGTTCAAACGATTGAAGGGCATGAGGGAGAGATCACAGCATTGGCAATCGATCGAGCAGGCAATCTGCTGGCCACTGGAGGAACCGATCGCGCCATTTATCTCTGGGATTTAGCAACCGGAGAACGACTGCACTGCTTTCTCGGTCGATCGCTTTGGTTTGGCGTTGGGCATAGCGATCGGATTACAGCCCTCACCTTTAGCCCAGAAGGACGGTTTCTGATCAGTGCAAGTGATGACGGCACAATTAAACAATGGGACTTGAAAACGTTGCGCCTGGTCAGCACCTTATCCGGTCACGGTTGGGGCATTTCTGCCATGACTTTGAGTGAGGATGGATACCTCTTAGTCAGTGGCGATCGAGAAGGCAGAATCCAGCTTTGGGATTTGGAAACTGAGACCGTGATCAGCAGCTTGAACAACCAGCGAAACGCAATCAGTGCCGTGGTTATCAGCCCAGACCAGCAACTTCTGGTCAGCAGCAGCCTTGATAAAACAATTTGTTTTTGGGACTTCCAGACAGATATTTTGCTCAAAACGCTTAAAGGGCATTTGGATAGCGTCACCGCAGCAACCCTCACACCCAACGGACGCACCCTCCTTAGCGGCAGTGCCGATCGAACCATTAAGCTATGGGATGTTGTCTCAGCTTCTCAAATCAAAGTCATTGCGGCTCACCGGGATAGCATTACCGATCTTGCTGTTCATCCAAGGGAATTGCTGTTCGCCAGCAGCAGCGAGGACAATACCGTTAAACTCTGGAACGTCCAGACTGGTAGCCGCATTGTTACACTTCCCCATCCTTGGGCAGTCAACCAAATTAGTTTTAGCCCAGATGGAGAATTATTAGTGAGCGGTAGTGCCGATGAAACGATCCGGATCTGGCAGCGAGACTAG
- a CDS encoding CCA tRNA nucleotidyltransferase, with the protein MTASVLSPHTWPFDLKWLPPSTYLVGGNVRDALLGRQAEYLDLDFVMPEGAVRTAKAIANHYRAGFVLLDAERQIARVVFEKATVDFAQQVGDRLEDDLLRRDFTVNAIAYNPYTEQLLDPLQGYADLQRRLIRMVAPENLKEDPLRLLRAYRQSAQLSFTVEPETQHTIQHLANLLESVAAERVQAELSYLLSTAKGTPLLTKVWEDGLLKHWLPHITAGGLQQITQVDQAAIDLAQGWSEMGLELSGWVRDQHRLSGAGRSWLKVAKLACLVAPDLVVAEQELWHLKYSRAEVQSVLAAVKHSPQVQPDVVSNLSRREQYLLFRGVGMAFPALAVLAVAAGTSLETIAPLMQRFLTPDDPIAHPSSPLTGRDLMTELDLPPGPRIGQLLETLQLAQAEGKILGREAALQFAKTVL; encoded by the coding sequence GTGACAGCATCAGTTCTGTCTCCCCACACTTGGCCCTTTGATCTAAAGTGGCTGCCCCCTTCGACCTATCTTGTTGGTGGAAATGTTCGTGATGCCCTCTTAGGCAGACAGGCAGAATACCTCGACCTGGATTTTGTGATGCCAGAAGGGGCAGTTCGGACGGCAAAAGCAATTGCCAATCACTACCGAGCAGGCTTTGTTTTACTTGATGCTGAACGTCAAATTGCCAGGGTGGTTTTTGAGAAAGCAACCGTTGATTTCGCGCAGCAAGTGGGCGATCGGCTCGAAGATGATCTGCTCCGCCGCGATTTCACTGTGAATGCAATTGCCTATAACCCCTACACAGAGCAATTGCTTGATCCCTTGCAAGGCTATGCCGATCTGCAACGTCGATTGATTCGTATGGTTGCTCCTGAGAATTTGAAGGAAGATCCGCTACGGTTGCTACGGGCTTATCGGCAGTCGGCTCAGCTTAGTTTCACCGTTGAGCCAGAAACCCAACACACCATTCAGCACCTTGCAAACCTGCTGGAATCTGTTGCGGCTGAGCGAGTTCAGGCAGAACTTAGCTATCTGCTCAGCACGGCTAAAGGAACGCCCTTGCTGACGAAAGTTTGGGAAGATGGGTTGCTCAAACATTGGCTACCGCACATCACCGCAGGCGGTTTGCAGCAGATTACTCAAGTGGATCAGGCGGCGATCGATCTCGCCCAAGGCTGGTCCGAAATGGGGCTAGAGCTATCAGGCTGGGTGCGCGACCAACATCGGTTGTCTGGGGCAGGGCGAAGCTGGCTCAAGGTCGCCAAACTCGCTTGTCTGGTTGCTCCTGATCTGGTAGTTGCGGAGCAAGAACTCTGGCATTTGAAATACAGTCGGGCTGAGGTTCAGTCTGTGCTGGCAGCCGTAAAGCACTCACCGCAGGTGCAGCCTGATGTAGTCTCAAACCTGTCTCGCCGCGAGCAATATCTTCTGTTTCGGGGGGTGGGTATGGCGTTTCCGGCTCTGGCAGTGCTGGCAGTTGCTGCAGGAACCTCACTTGAGACGATCGCGCCCCTGATGCAGCGGTTTCTGACTCCAGATGATCCCATTGCCCACCCGTCTTCGCCCCTGACTGGACGAGATCTGATGACTGAACTCGATCTCCCACCAGGACCGCGCATCGGTCAGCTTCTGGAAACCCTGCAACTGGCGCAGGCAGAAGGCAAAATTTTGGGTCGAGAAGCCGCTTTGCAGTTTGCCAAAACGGTGCTCTGA
- a CDS encoding Ycf34 family protein, giving the protein MCICVNCHYVDRCVTYNAVEAAHQQPHLTETPDFEPINPSINANIQPPEVRVENNQVVQDGDFGFEYDVVGCESFRAEMGKWARLRPGELVPT; this is encoded by the coding sequence ATGTGTATTTGTGTGAATTGTCACTATGTCGATCGATGCGTGACTTATAACGCTGTCGAAGCAGCTCATCAACAGCCCCACCTCACTGAAACCCCTGATTTTGAGCCAATCAACCCCAGCATTAACGCCAATATTCAACCACCTGAAGTGAGAGTCGAGAACAACCAGGTGGTACAGGATGGTGACTTTGGCTTTGAGTATGACGTCGTGGGTTGCGAAAGTTTCCGGGCAGAAATGGGCAAATGGGCGAGGTTGCGTCCGGGTGAGTTGGTGCCCACCTGA